DNA from Nitrospira sp.:
GAAAACGAGCTCTTTGGACACGAAAAGGGCGCGTTCACCGGAGCCACGAAGCGGGAGCCGGGCAAGATCGAGATCGCCGAGGGAGGCACGCTGTTTCTTGACGAGATCGGTGACATGCCGCTCACCATGCAAAGCCATCTCTTGCGTATACTTCAAGATCGGACATTCTACCGCGTCGGCGGAACTCAAGAGGTACGAACCGACGTACGCTTTATCGCAGCCACGAACAAAGATCTGAAACAGGCGATTCATCGAGGAACATTCCGCGAAGACCTGTACTTTCGACTCGCCGTGATTGCCATCCCTCTGCCCCCGTTGCGTGAACGGATGGAGGATCTTTCCACCCTTGTGGAACATTTCCTCAATCGGCCCAGCATCGTGGGCCTCTGTAAACGCGTGACCCTCAGCGAGGAGGCATTCCACGCGCTGCAACAGTACCCCTGGCCGGGCAACGTGCGTGAATTGGAAAACGTCCTCACTCGTGCATTGATCTTATGCCCCGGCGATACGATCGGACCGGAACACCTCTCACTGACTGCGTTAGCTGCTTCGATGCCCGACGCTTCCATGGTGAATCAGGAGACCGACACCGGCATACTGTTTTTCTCGTATCATAAGAGCATGGACGTATATAGCCAGAAGCTGATTGAGAACGCGTTGCGTCGAAATGGATGGAATCAGACGAAGGCAGCGGCTGAACTCGGCCTGCAACGGACCTACTTGACCAAATTGCTCCGACAGAAGCAGATTTCAGGCAAACCGCCTACTTCGTCAGACTGAAGGAGTGTGCGGCACTCTGAAGAGGTTCCGACCTCGTAGGTAGATCTCTTAGAACAGTTGCAACCATCTCCGAGTGTCCATTGGAGTTCATGACTCATCGCCCTCCGCCCGGTTAGAGTTTAGGAAGTTAACCGGATAAGTATATCCCACATTATCCGCATCCAATTCGATCCACTCTGGGATCCATTTTGATCCAGCCTGGAATCCATTCAGATACAGGCGCAGACCGCCCAACTACACGCCCATCTGTGTAGACCCTGGAAATATCGCCATTTAGATTTCGATCGTGTGTGGCCCAAGAAATGCTTAGGGCTTGTCATGGGAACGCAGGAGGATCCTCGATGCAGAAGTGTTCTACCAGGAACTCGGATTCCATCGGCGGATTTCGAGCAGACAACTCACGCTCCACGTGAACGAACCACGATGGAGATACAGAAAGGAAGGGTGCAGATATGATGAGTGATGAGATGGCCATGTTGACAATCTCGGGCGGGATAATTTTCGCCGTGATGATGTTGTTGACGATGCTCATGCGCGAGAGGTGATGCGTAAATAAACCGGACGGTACCGTATGGTGCGATCTTGAGGCCGATCTGAATCGTGCATGGTTCATAAGGAGAGAAGTGAAACATAACCCTCTACCGTCTGCTCAACCGTCAGACAGGTATGTCTCAATCTTGTACGGCGCAGCATTGCGACGAACTCCACAGGAATGGGGGTGAGAGGTGATGATACTAATGTTGTTGATCAATGGGGTGCTGGTAATCGGTGCGGTAGTTGTCATGTATGGGGCGATTGCCCGTAACCGCGAGTAATCCTGGTGAGACGTGCGGCTTTGGGTTTCACTTGTGGGGTTTTTCCGTGCGCAACAGGAACGAAACAACGATGAAGAACGCGCGGTACGAGCAAGCTCAGAAATTAAGATCACTGGTGGGTTTTATCCCGTCGCCTCAA
Protein-coding regions in this window:
- a CDS encoding sigma-54 dependent transcriptional regulator; the protein is MRAKILIVDDDRDILLSLENRITWMGHEPLTAANGKDALRLIQEEAPDLVLLDLELPLLSGLDVLKQISETSVRHDQEDEDTLRASATYTTPLIVMLTAYGTIERAVQAMQLGAFDFVPKPFTADHLTVVIKKALDTVTLHRQVETLRKEVDAQFEPVVTISKQMGEQLTVAKQAAASSVTVLLLGETGTGKEVVARAIHRWSPRSTKPFIAVNCAAFPENLLENELFGHEKGAFTGATKREPGKIEIAEGGTLFLDEIGDMPLTMQSHLLRILQDRTFYRVGGTQEVRTDVRFIAATNKDLKQAIHRGTFREDLYFRLAVIAIPLPPLRERMEDLSTLVEHFLNRPSIVGLCKRVTLSEEAFHALQQYPWPGNVRELENVLTRALILCPGDTIGPEHLSLTALAASMPDASMVNQETDTGILFFSYHKSMDVYSQKLIENALRRNGWNQTKAAAELGLQRTYLTKLLRQKQISGKPPTSSD